Proteins from a genomic interval of Desulfovibrio piger:
- the rpoB gene encoding DNA-directed RNA polymerase subunit beta — protein sequence MGQLTKQFGKINVTLPIPHLLNLQIDSYSKFLQEGVAEADRNKEEGLEGVFHTVFPIEDFNKTASLEFVSYEIREPKYDQAECISKGLTYEAPVHIKVRLVVYDTDEATGNRTIRDIKEQGIYFGTLPLMTEKGTFIINGTERVIVNQLQRSPGIIFEHDGGKTHTSRKVLYSCRVIPMRGSWLDFDFDHKDILYVRIDRRRKMPATILFKAMGMSKMDILEYFYTREHYLLKPHNTLMWEVEKSLYRKDNAYSDIATEDGTVLIKAGKPITKRGWRQVCEAGIKAIEVRPDTLDGMFLAEDVIAPGSGEVLAEAADEITPGLLERMREAGIERIAVLHTKGTDTSSSIRDTLMQDRIPDQEKAQEEIYRRLRPSSPPTAEIAASFFDNLFRSPDYYDLSPVGRYKLNQRLGLPDTEDSRTLTDNDILTAIKVLVQLKDSHGPADDIDHLGNRRVRLVGELVENQYRIGLVRMERAIKERMSIQEISTLMPHDLINPKPVAAVLKEFFGTSQLSQFMDQTNSLSEVTHKRRLSALGPGGLTRERAGFEVRDVHTSHYGRICPIETPEGPNIGLIVSLTTFAKVNDFGFIETPYRVVRNGRMTDEIVHLDASREGDQVVAQANARVDADGNFLDEFVTVRVKGEVEMRSRDEVTLMDISPSQMVSISAALIPFLEHDDANRALMGSNMQRQAVPLLRSEKPLVGTGMEIDVARDSGACIVAQADGKVEYADADRIVVSYEGDLYKKQGGVRAYDLLKFHKSNQNSCFGQKPTCYPGQVFKKGEILADGPGIDEGQLALGKNLVVAFMPWCGYNYEDSILISERTVKEDIFTSIHIEEFEVVARDTKLGPEEITRDIPNVSEDMLRNLDDSGIIRIGAAVKPDDILVGKITPKGETQLTPEEKLLRAIFGEKARDVKNTSLKVPPGVEGTVIDVKVFNRRSGEKDDRTLAIEAHDTAVLDQKESDHMRALGNRTREVLAPHVLGKLTAVSVPGNKKGEVLVEAGVALTREQLDAIPVKKLQGLFESKEVNDIVADQLKDYDHQVDYLHAIYDSKREKVTEGDDLPPGVIKMVKVHIAIKRKLSVGDKMAGRHGNKGVVSCILPEEDMPFFADGRPVDIVLNPLGVPSRMNIGQIMETHLGWGAKELGRQLAELLDSGAALQVVRDEVKDVFDSPAISELVDKMDDEEFIASVKKLRNGIVTKTPVFDGATEEEIWGWMEKAGKDGDGKTVLYDGRTGVPFKNRVTTGVMYILKLHHLVDEKIHARSTGPYSLVTQQPLGGKAQFGGQRLGEMEVWALEAYGAAYLLQEFLTVKSDDVAGRVKMYEKIVKGDNFLEAGLPESFNVLVKELMSLGLDVTLHQEDGKKKPKRIGFMRDQEPEE from the coding sequence ATGGGCCAGCTTACCAAACAGTTCGGCAAAATCAACGTTACTCTCCCCATTCCGCACCTCCTCAATCTTCAGATCGACTCCTACAGCAAGTTCCTGCAGGAAGGCGTTGCCGAAGCCGATCGAAATAAGGAGGAAGGTCTGGAAGGCGTGTTCCACACCGTCTTCCCCATCGAAGATTTCAACAAGACCGCCAGCCTGGAATTCGTCAGCTACGAAATCCGCGAGCCCAAGTACGACCAGGCCGAGTGCATCTCCAAAGGCCTGACCTACGAAGCCCCGGTGCACATCAAGGTGCGCCTGGTGGTCTATGACACCGATGAAGCCACGGGCAACCGCACTATCCGCGACATCAAGGAACAGGGCATCTACTTTGGCACCCTGCCCCTGATGACGGAAAAGGGCACGTTCATCATCAACGGCACCGAGCGCGTCATCGTCAACCAGCTGCAGCGTTCTCCCGGCATCATCTTTGAACACGACGGCGGCAAGACCCACACCAGCCGCAAGGTGCTCTACTCCTGCCGAGTCATCCCCATGCGTGGCTCCTGGCTGGACTTCGACTTCGACCACAAGGACATCCTGTATGTCCGCATCGACCGTCGCCGCAAGATGCCCGCCACCATCCTGTTCAAGGCCATGGGCATGAGCAAGATGGACATCCTGGAGTACTTCTACACCCGCGAGCACTACCTGCTGAAGCCGCACAACACCCTGATGTGGGAAGTGGAAAAGTCCCTGTACCGCAAGGACAACGCCTACTCCGACATCGCCACCGAGGACGGCACCGTGCTCATCAAGGCCGGCAAGCCCATCACCAAGCGTGGCTGGCGTCAGGTCTGTGAAGCGGGCATCAAGGCCATCGAAGTGCGTCCCGACACCCTGGACGGCATGTTCCTGGCCGAAGACGTCATCGCTCCCGGCAGTGGCGAAGTGCTGGCCGAAGCCGCCGACGAGATCACTCCCGGCCTGCTGGAGCGCATGCGCGAAGCCGGCATCGAGCGTATCGCCGTGCTGCACACCAAGGGCACCGACACCTCTTCCTCCATCCGCGACACCCTGATGCAGGACCGCATCCCCGATCAGGAAAAGGCTCAGGAAGAGATCTACCGTCGTCTGCGTCCTTCCAGCCCGCCGACCGCCGAGATCGCCGCCAGCTTCTTCGACAACCTGTTCCGCAGCCCGGATTACTATGACCTGTCGCCGGTGGGCCGTTACAAGCTCAACCAGCGCCTGGGCCTGCCCGACACCGAAGATTCCCGTACCCTGACCGACAACGACATCCTCACCGCCATCAAGGTGCTGGTGCAGTTGAAGGACAGCCACGGTCCGGCCGACGATATCGACCATCTGGGCAATCGCCGCGTGCGCCTGGTGGGCGAACTGGTGGAGAACCAGTACCGCATCGGTCTGGTGCGCATGGAGCGCGCCATCAAGGAGCGCATGAGCATCCAGGAAATCTCCACGCTCATGCCCCACGACCTGATCAATCCCAAGCCTGTGGCCGCGGTGCTCAAGGAGTTCTTCGGTACTTCCCAGCTGTCGCAGTTCATGGACCAGACCAACTCCCTGTCCGAAGTGACCCACAAGCGCCGTCTGTCGGCCCTGGGCCCCGGCGGTCTGACCCGTGAGCGTGCCGGCTTCGAAGTGCGCGACGTGCACACCTCCCACTATGGCCGCATCTGCCCCATCGAAACGCCCGAAGGTCCCAACATCGGTCTGATCGTGTCGCTGACCACCTTCGCCAAGGTCAACGACTTCGGTTTCATCGAGACCCCGTACCGCGTGGTGCGCAATGGCCGCATGACTGACGAGATCGTGCATCTGGACGCTTCCCGCGAAGGCGACCAGGTGGTGGCCCAGGCCAACGCCCGCGTGGACGCCGACGGCAACTTCCTGGACGAGTTCGTGACCGTGCGCGTCAAGGGCGAAGTGGAAATGCGCTCCCGCGACGAGGTGACCCTCATGGACATCTCGCCCAGCCAGATGGTCTCCATCTCGGCCGCGCTCATCCCCTTCCTGGAACACGACGACGCCAACCGCGCCCTCATGGGTTCCAACATGCAGCGCCAGGCCGTGCCGCTGCTGCGCAGCGAAAAGCCCCTGGTGGGCACCGGCATGGAAATCGACGTGGCCCGCGACTCCGGCGCCTGCATCGTGGCCCAGGCCGACGGCAAGGTGGAATACGCCGACGCCGACCGCATCGTGGTCTCCTACGAAGGCGACCTGTACAAGAAACAGGGCGGCGTGCGCGCCTATGACCTGCTGAAGTTCCACAAGTCCAACCAGAACTCCTGCTTTGGTCAGAAGCCCACCTGCTACCCCGGTCAGGTGTTCAAGAAGGGCGAGATCCTCGCTGACGGTCCCGGCATCGACGAAGGCCAGCTGGCTCTGGGCAAGAACCTGGTGGTGGCCTTCATGCCCTGGTGCGGTTACAACTACGAAGACTCCATCCTCATTTCCGAACGTACCGTGAAAGAGGACATCTTCACCTCCATCCACATCGAAGAATTCGAAGTGGTGGCCCGCGACACCAAGCTCGGACCCGAAGAGATCACCCGCGACATCCCCAACGTCAGCGAAGACATGCTGCGCAACCTGGACGACAGCGGCATCATCCGCATCGGCGCGGCCGTGAAGCCTGACGACATCCTGGTCGGCAAGATCACCCCCAAGGGCGAGACCCAGCTGACCCCGGAAGAAAAGCTGTTGCGCGCCATCTTCGGCGAGAAGGCCCGCGACGTGAAGAACACCTCCCTCAAGGTGCCCCCGGGAGTGGAAGGTACGGTCATCGACGTCAAGGTGTTCAACCGTCGTTCCGGTGAAAAGGACGACCGCACCCTGGCCATCGAGGCCCACGACACCGCCGTGCTGGATCAGAAGGAATCCGATCACATGCGCGCTCTGGGCAACCGCACCCGCGAAGTGCTGGCCCCCCATGTGCTGGGCAAGCTGACCGCCGTCAGCGTCCCCGGCAACAAGAAGGGCGAAGTGCTGGTGGAAGCCGGTGTCGCCCTGACCCGCGAGCAGCTGGACGCCATCCCGGTGAAGAAGCTGCAGGGCCTGTTCGAGAGCAAGGAAGTCAACGACATCGTGGCCGACCAGCTCAAGGACTACGACCATCAGGTGGATTACCTGCACGCCATCTATGACTCCAAGCGCGAGAAGGTCACCGAAGGGGACGATCTGCCTCCCGGCGTCATCAAGATGGTCAAGGTCCACATCGCCATCAAGCGCAAGCTCTCGGTGGGCGACAAGATGGCCGGCCGTCACGGTAACAAGGGTGTGGTCTCCTGCATCCTGCCCGAAGAAGACATGCCCTTCTTCGCCGACGGTCGCCCCGTGGACATCGTGCTCAACCCCCTGGGCGTGCCTTCGCGAATGAACATCGGCCAGATCATGGAAACCCACCTGGGCTGGGGCGCCAAGGAACTTGGCCGCCAGCTGGCCGAACTGCTGGATTCCGGCGCGGCCCTGCAGGTGGTGCGTGACGAGGTCAAGGACGTCTTCGATTCCCCGGCCATCAGCGAGCTGGTGGACAAGATGGACGACGAAGAGTTCATCGCCTCGGTCAAGAAGCTGCGCAACGGCATCGTGACCAAGACCCCGGTCTTCGACGGCGCCACCGAAGAAGAGATCTGGGGCTGGATGGAAAAGGCCGGCAAGGACGGCGACGGCAAGACCGTCCTGTACGACGGCCGCACCGGCGTGCCCTTCAAGAACCGCGTGACCACCGGTGTCATGTACATCCTGAAGCTGCACCACCTGGTCGACGAAAAGATCCACGCCCGATCCACCGGCCCCTACAGCCTGGTCACCCAGCAGCCGCTGGGCGGTAAGGCGCAGTTCGGTGGCCAGCGTCTGGGTGAAATGGAAGTCTGGGCTCTGGAAGCCTACGGCGCCGCCTATCTCCTGCAGGAATTCCTTACCGTCAAGTCCGACGACGTGGCCGGACGCGTGAAGATGTACGAGAAGATCGTCAAGGGCGACAACTTCCTGGAAGCCGGTCTGCCCGAATCCTTCAACGTTCTGGTCAAGGAACTCATGAGCCTGGGCCTCGACGTGACCCTGCATCAGGAAGACGGCAAGAAAAAGCCCAAGCGTATCGGCTTCATGCGCGACCAGGAACCCGAGGAATAA
- the rplA gene encoding 50S ribosomal protein L1 has product MPKHGKNFRKALEGVNLQERLSVEDAVSKSLGASFAKFDETVDVAIRLGVDPKYSDQMVRGAVTLPHGLGKTVRVAVFCKGEKQAEATAAGADFVGAEDLVAKVKEGWLDFDAAVATPDVMALVGQIGRLLGPRGLMPNAKTGSVTFDVTKAVNELKAGRVDFKVDKAGVLHAPLGKVSFGPEKILGNLKALLETVNRLKPSGAKGTYMLSMAVSTTMGPGFKIDMSQVKKFLEG; this is encoded by the coding sequence ATGCCCAAGCATGGCAAAAATTTTCGCAAAGCTCTCGAAGGCGTGAACCTGCAGGAACGCCTGAGCGTTGAAGACGCTGTGAGCAAATCCCTGGGCGCTTCCTTCGCCAAGTTCGACGAAACCGTCGACGTGGCCATCCGCCTGGGTGTTGACCCCAAGTACTCCGACCAGATGGTGCGCGGCGCTGTGACCCTGCCTCACGGCCTGGGCAAGACCGTTCGCGTGGCCGTTTTCTGTAAGGGTGAAAAGCAGGCCGAAGCCACCGCCGCCGGCGCCGACTTCGTGGGTGCTGAAGACCTGGTGGCCAAGGTCAAGGAAGGCTGGCTGGACTTCGACGCCGCCGTCGCCACCCCTGACGTCATGGCTCTGGTGGGCCAGATCGGCCGTCTGCTCGGCCCCCGCGGCCTGATGCCCAACGCCAAGACCGGTTCCGTTACCTTCGACGTGACCAAGGCCGTCAACGAACTGAAGGCCGGTCGCGTGGACTTCAAGGTCGACAAGGCCGGTGTTCTGCACGCTCCTCTGGGCAAGGTTTCCTTCGGTCCCGAAAAGATCCTGGGCAACCTCAAGGCCCTGCTGGAAACCGTGAATCGTCTGAAGCCCTCCGGCGCCAAGGGCACCTACATGCTCTCCATGGCTGTGTCCACCACCATGGGCCCCGGCTTCAAGATCGATATGTCCCAGGTGAAAAAATTCCTGGAAGGCTAA
- the nusG gene encoding transcription termination/antitermination protein NusG yields the protein MNTPVIDENSELGKKSRWYIVHTYSGFEQRVQKTIKAMMDSGEDNGLIQEVVVPTEKVIEPSKNGSQPRTSTRKFYPGYVMIRMIMTDLSCHLVQSIPKVTGFVGGKNRPTPMSESDAARILSLMESRQETPRPKFNFERGDDVRVIEGPFEGFNGVVDDVNYEKGKLRVSVSIFGRQTPVELDFVQVSKG from the coding sequence ATGAACACTCCCGTTATCGACGAGAACTCCGAACTGGGGAAGAAGTCTCGCTGGTACATCGTGCACACCTACTCCGGTTTCGAGCAGCGCGTGCAGAAGACCATTAAGGCGATGATGGATTCCGGCGAGGACAATGGCCTCATCCAGGAAGTGGTCGTGCCTACCGAAAAGGTCATCGAACCTTCCAAGAACGGCTCGCAGCCTCGCACCAGTACCCGCAAATTCTACCCCGGCTATGTGATGATCCGCATGATTATGACGGATCTTTCCTGCCATCTGGTGCAGTCCATCCCCAAGGTCACCGGTTTTGTGGGGGGTAAGAACCGCCCCACTCCCATGAGCGAAAGCGACGCCGCGCGCATCCTCTCGCTGATGGAAAGTCGCCAGGAGACCCCCCGGCCCAAGTTCAACTTCGAACGCGGCGACGACGTTCGGGTTATCGAGGGCCCCTTCGAGGGCTTCAATGGCGTCGTGGACGATGTCAACTACGAAAAGGGCAAGCTGCGCGTATCCGTTTCCATCTTCGGAAGACAAACCCCGGTGGAACTGGATTTCGTGCAGGTTTCCAAGGGCTAG
- the rplK gene encoding 50S ribosomal protein L11: MAKKEVAKIKLQIPAGAANPSPPVGPALGQHGLNIMGFCKEFNARTQDQKGMIIPVVITVYADRSFTFITKTPPAAVLIMKAAKIEKGSGEPNRNKVGSLTMAQVEEIAKLKLPDLNAATLESAVKSIAGTARSMGIEIK; the protein is encoded by the coding sequence ATGGCCAAAAAAGAAGTTGCCAAAATCAAACTGCAGATTCCGGCCGGCGCCGCCAACCCCTCCCCGCCGGTGGGTCCCGCCCTGGGTCAGCATGGCCTGAACATCATGGGCTTCTGCAAGGAATTCAATGCCCGCACCCAGGACCAGAAGGGCATGATCATCCCTGTGGTCATCACGGTCTACGCTGACCGCTCCTTCACCTTCATCACCAAGACCCCCCCGGCCGCGGTGCTGATCATGAAGGCCGCCAAGATCGAAAAGGGCTCCGGTGAACCCAACCGTAACAAGGTTGGCAGCCTGACCATGGCCCAGGTGGAAGAAATCGCCAAGCTGAAGCTGCCCGATCTCAACGCCGCCACCCTTGAGTCCGCTGTGAAGTCCATCGCCGGCACCGCCCGCAGCATGGGCATCGAAATCAAGTAG
- the rplL gene encoding 50S ribosomal protein L7/L12, whose amino-acid sequence MSVTKEQVVEFISNMTVLELSEFIKELEEKFGVSAAAPAAAMVMAAPADGGAAAAAEEKTEFDVILKEAGANKIGVIKVVRALTSLGLKEAKEKVDGCPSTLKEGVSKEEAEEAKKQLTEAGAVVEVK is encoded by the coding sequence ATGTCCGTGACCAAAGAACAGGTTGTTGAGTTCATCTCCAACATGACCGTCCTGGAACTGTCCGAATTCATCAAGGAACTGGAAGAAAAGTTCGGCGTGTCCGCTGCCGCTCCCGCCGCTGCCATGGTGATGGCCGCCCCCGCTGACGGTGGCGCCGCTGCCGCTGCCGAAGAAAAGACCGAATTCGACGTTATCCTGAAGGAAGCCGGCGCCAACAAGATCGGCGTCATCAAGGTCGTGCGCGCTCTGACCAGCCTGGGCCTGAAGGAAGCCAAGGAAAAGGTCGACGGCTGCCCCTCCACCCTGAAGGAAGGCGTGAGCAAGGAAGAAGCCGAAGAAGCCAAGAAGCAGCTGACCGAAGCCGGCGCTGTTGTCGAAGTGAAGTAA
- the rpoC gene encoding DNA-directed RNA polymerase subunit beta' gives MSLDDLFTARGTSANVTNIRNLKAIQISIASPEAIREWSYGEVKKPETINYRTFKPERDGLFCAKIFGPVKDYECNCGKYKRMKHRGIVCEKCGVEVIASKVRRERMGHIELAAPVAHIWFLKTLPSKIGTLLDMTMADLEKVLYFDSYIVLDPGQTNLQRRQVISEDQYLQILDHYGTEDALTVGMGAEAVRSLLEELDLEKLRTELREESETTKSQTKKKKLTKRLKIVEAFLESNNKPEWMIMEVIPVIPPELRPLVPLDGGRFATSDLNDLYRRVINRNNRLKRLIELGAPDIIIRNEKRMLQEAVDALFDNGRRGRAIAGTNGRPLKSLSDMIKGKQGRFRQNLLGKRVDYSGRSVITVGPYLKLHQCGLPKKMALELFKPFIYSELEKRGYASTIKSAKKMVEREELVVWDILSEVVREYPIMLNRAPTLHRLGIQAFEPLLVEGKAIRLHPLVCSAYNADFDGDQMAVHIPLSVEAQIECRVLMMSTNNILSPANGGPVIVPSQDIVLGLYYMTSERSFEKGEGMTFCGPWEVEAAYDADAVSLHARINVRMPDGKTYRTTPGRVLVSNILPKEMSFENVNLVLTKKMIAKLVENCYRQCGIKATVILCDNLKNMGYEFATRAGVSIGVKDLIIPARKKDILAASQAEVDDIERQYRDGIITRTEKYNKVVDVWTKATQDVSTEMIKEISYDILKDPKTGREEKNQSFNSIFMMSTSGARGNQDQMRQLAGMRGLMAKPSGEIIETPITSSFREGLSVLQYFTSTHGARKGLADTALKTANSGYLTRRLVDVVQDVIVSEHDCGTVDGIELTHLREGGDIKTPVWERAMGRVLLYPVYDPEDAEKVLLPENTPIDEAEAAVLREHGVSSITVRSPLTCQAGRGICALCYGRDLARGHLVNTGETVGIIAAQSIGEPGTQLTMRTFHIGGTASSTIEKNKFEAQNTGRVILNRVRAVTNRDGIQLVLGKSGQLTIVDPQGREREKYILPNGARLHVTDGQEVTKGTVLAEWDPFNEPFVSEEEGIIRFTDIVDGKTVQEKVDDVTRQASLTIMEYRTTNYRPSISVCDEDGNVKQRPHSLASAVYSLPVGSIIMVKDGEAIQAGDIIARKPRETSKTKDIVGGLPRVAELFEVRKPKDMAVVSEISGTVSYAGESKGKRKLVVTPEIGDAKEYLVPKGKHITVADGDFVEAGDPLTEGSPELHDILRTRGEKYLARYLVDEIQEVYRFQGVGIDDKHIEVIVRQMLKKVTVLDSGGTSFLVGEQVDKAEFKAENHKAIAEGRQPATAEPLVLGITQASLTTSSFISAASFQETTKVLTEASLKGKMDYLRGLKENVIVGRLIPAGTGYREYVHGDITVPDQKERPDKFLEDLEENPVLVDLGQ, from the coding sequence ATGAGCCTGGACGATCTCTTCACTGCACGCGGCACGTCGGCCAATGTGACCAACATCCGCAACCTGAAAGCCATCCAGATTTCCATCGCCTCGCCCGAAGCCATCCGCGAATGGTCCTACGGTGAGGTCAAGAAACCGGAAACCATCAACTACCGTACCTTCAAGCCGGAGCGCGACGGCCTGTTCTGCGCCAAGATCTTCGGCCCCGTGAAGGACTACGAGTGCAACTGCGGCAAGTACAAGCGCATGAAGCACCGCGGCATCGTCTGCGAAAAGTGCGGCGTTGAAGTCATTGCCTCCAAGGTGCGTCGCGAGCGCATGGGCCACATCGAACTGGCCGCGCCCGTGGCCCACATCTGGTTCCTCAAGACCCTGCCTTCCAAGATCGGCACCCTGCTCGACATGACCATGGCCGATCTGGAAAAGGTCCTGTACTTCGATTCCTACATCGTGCTCGATCCCGGCCAGACCAATCTGCAGCGCCGCCAGGTCATCTCTGAAGACCAGTACCTGCAGATCCTGGACCACTACGGCACCGAAGACGCCCTGACCGTGGGCATGGGCGCCGAAGCCGTGCGCTCCCTTCTGGAAGAGCTGGATCTGGAAAAGCTGCGCACCGAACTGCGCGAAGAAAGCGAGACCACCAAGAGCCAGACCAAAAAGAAGAAGCTCACCAAGCGCCTGAAGATCGTCGAGGCCTTCCTGGAGTCCAACAACAAGCCCGAATGGATGATCATGGAAGTCATTCCCGTCATCCCGCCGGAGCTGCGTCCCCTGGTGCCCCTGGACGGCGGCCGTTTCGCCACCTCCGACCTCAACGACCTGTACCGCCGCGTCATCAACCGCAACAACCGTCTGAAGCGCCTCATCGAACTGGGCGCTCCCGACATCATCATCCGCAACGAAAAGCGCATGCTGCAGGAAGCCGTGGACGCCCTGTTCGACAACGGCCGCCGCGGTCGCGCCATCGCCGGTACCAACGGTCGTCCGCTCAAGTCCCTGTCCGACATGATCAAGGGCAAGCAGGGCCGCTTCCGTCAGAACCTGCTGGGCAAGCGCGTGGACTACTCCGGTCGTTCCGTCATTACCGTGGGTCCTTACCTCAAGCTGCACCAGTGCGGCCTGCCCAAGAAGATGGCCCTGGAGCTGTTCAAGCCCTTCATCTACTCGGAGCTGGAAAAACGCGGTTATGCCTCCACCATCAAGAGCGCCAAGAAGATGGTGGAGCGTGAAGAGTTGGTGGTCTGGGACATCCTCTCGGAAGTGGTGCGCGAATACCCCATCATGCTCAACCGTGCCCCCACCCTGCACCGTCTGGGTATCCAGGCCTTTGAGCCCCTGCTGGTGGAAGGCAAGGCCATCCGTCTGCATCCCCTGGTCTGCTCGGCCTACAACGCCGACTTCGACGGTGACCAGATGGCCGTGCACATCCCGCTTTCCGTGGAAGCGCAGATCGAATGCCGCGTGCTCATGATGAGCACCAACAACATCCTCTCGCCCGCCAACGGCGGTCCCGTCATCGTGCCTTCCCAGGACATCGTTCTGGGGCTGTACTACATGACCTCCGAGCGCAGCTTCGAGAAGGGCGAAGGCATGACCTTCTGCGGTCCCTGGGAAGTGGAAGCCGCCTATGATGCCGATGCCGTGTCCCTGCACGCCCGCATCAACGTGCGCATGCCCGACGGCAAGACCTACCGCACCACGCCCGGCCGCGTGCTGGTGAGCAACATCCTGCCCAAGGAAATGTCCTTCGAGAACGTCAACCTGGTGCTGACCAAGAAGATGATCGCCAAGCTGGTGGAAAACTGCTACCGCCAGTGCGGCATCAAGGCCACGGTCATCCTCTGCGACAATCTGAAGAACATGGGTTATGAGTTCGCTACCCGCGCCGGTGTCAGTATCGGTGTGAAGGACCTCATCATCCCGGCCCGCAAGAAGGACATCCTGGCCGCTTCCCAGGCCGAGGTGGACGACATCGAACGCCAGTACCGCGACGGTATCATCACCCGTACCGAAAAGTACAACAAGGTCGTCGATGTGTGGACCAAGGCCACCCAGGACGTCTCCACGGAAATGATCAAGGAGATCTCTTACGATATCCTGAAGGATCCCAAGACCGGCCGTGAAGAGAAGAACCAGAGCTTCAACTCCATCTTCATGATGTCCACCTCCGGTGCTCGAGGCAACCAGGACCAGATGCGTCAGCTGGCCGGTATGCGCGGTCTGATGGCCAAGCCTTCCGGTGAAATCATCGAAACGCCCATCACCTCGTCCTTCCGCGAAGGTCTGTCGGTGCTGCAGTACTTCACCTCCACCCACGGTGCCCGTAAGGGTCTGGCCGACACCGCCCTGAAGACGGCCAACTCCGGTTACCTGACCCGTCGTCTGGTGGACGTGGTGCAGGACGTGATCGTCTCCGAACACGACTGCGGCACGGTGGACGGCATCGAGCTGACCCACCTGCGCGAAGGCGGCGACATCAAGACCCCGGTGTGGGAACGCGCCATGGGCCGTGTGCTGCTCTACCCCGTCTACGATCCCGAAGACGCGGAAAAGGTGCTGCTGCCCGAGAACACCCCCATCGACGAAGCCGAGGCCGCTGTGCTGCGTGAACACGGCGTGAGCTCCATCACGGTGCGTTCGCCCCTCACCTGCCAGGCCGGGCGCGGCATCTGCGCCCTGTGCTACGGCCGCGACCTGGCCCGCGGGCACCTGGTCAACACCGGCGAGACCGTGGGCATCATCGCCGCCCAGTCCATCGGTGAACCCGGCACCCAGCTGACCATGCGTACCTTCCACATCGGTGGTACCGCATCCAGCACCATTGAAAAGAACAAGTTCGAAGCCCAGAACACCGGTCGCGTCATCCTCAACCGCGTGCGCGCCGTTACCAACCGTGACGGCATCCAGCTGGTGCTGGGCAAGAGCGGCCAGCTGACCATCGTGGATCCGCAGGGCCGCGAACGTGAAAAGTACATCCTGCCCAACGGCGCCCGCCTGCATGTGACCGACGGTCAGGAAGTGACCAAGGGCACCGTGCTGGCCGAGTGGGACCCCTTCAACGAACCCTTCGTGTCCGAAGAAGAGGGCATCATCCGCTTCACCGACATCGTGGACGGCAAGACCGTGCAGGAAAAGGTGGACGACGTGACGCGTCAGGCCTCCCTGACCATCATGGAATACCGTACCACCAACTACCGTCCGTCCATCTCGGTCTGCGATGAGGACGGCAACGTCAAGCAGCGTCCGCACAGCCTGGCGTCCGCCGTGTACAGCCTGCCCGTGGGCTCCATCATCATGGTCAAGGACGGCGAGGCCATCCAGGCCGGTGACATCATCGCCCGTAAGCCCCGCGAAACTTCCAAGACCAAGGACATCGTGGGTGGTCTTCCCCGCGTGGCCGAACTCTTCGAAGTCCGCAAGCCCAAAGACATGGCCGTGGTTTCCGAGATCTCCGGTACCGTGTCCTACGCCGGCGAATCCAAGGGCAAGCGCAAGCTGGTGGTGACCCCCGAGATCGGTGATGCCAAGGAATACCTGGTGCCCAAGGGCAAGCACATCACCGTGGCCGACGGCGACTTCGTGGAAGCCGGCGATCCGCTGACCGAAGGCTCGCCCGAACTGCACGACATCCTGCGCACCCGCGGTGAAAAGTACCTGGCCCGCTACCTCGTGGACGAGATCCAGGAAGTGTACCGCTTCCAGGGCGTGGGCATCGACGACAAGCACATCGAAGTCATCGTGCGCCAGATGCTCAAGAAGGTCACCGTGCTGGATTCCGGCGGCACCAGCTTCCTGGTGGGCGAACAGGTGGACAAGGCCGAGTTCAAGGCCGAGAACCACAAGGCCATCGCCGAAGGCCGTCAGCCCGCCACCGCCGAACCGCTGGTGCTGGGCATCACCCAGGCTTCGCTGACCACCTCGTCCTTCATCTCGGCGGCTTCCTTCCAGGAAACCACCAAGGTGCTCACCGAGGCTTCCCTCAAGGGCAAGATGGACTACCTGCGCGGCCTCAAGGAAAACGTCATCGTGGGCCGTCTCATCCCGGCCGGTACGGGCTATCGCGAGTATGTCCACGGCGACATCACCGTGCCCGACCAGAAGGAACGTCCGGACAAGTTCCTGGAAGATCTGGAAGAGAACCCCGTGCTGGTGGATCTGGGCCAGTAG
- the rplJ gene encoding 50S ribosomal protein L10: MTRSEKAAVIEAIKANADRASFAVLTEFKGMTVEELTNLRVNLRKAGGEFYVVKNTLARIAFTGGTHDVVKDKFHDNSAIALGFDDPVAVAKALSDFAKQSKLFQLRCGSLEGKEMSAEQVEALAKLPSKEQLLGQLLGTMNAVPTNFVSLFANVLRGLLYALKAIEEKKGEAA; the protein is encoded by the coding sequence GTGACCAGGTCTGAAAAAGCAGCCGTCATTGAAGCGATCAAAGCGAATGCCGATCGTGCTTCTTTTGCGGTGCTGACCGAGTTCAAGGGCATGACGGTGGAAGAGCTGACGAACCTCCGTGTGAACCTGCGCAAGGCTGGCGGCGAATTCTACGTCGTCAAGAACACGTTGGCCCGTATCGCTTTTACCGGTGGCACGCATGACGTTGTCAAGGACAAGTTCCACGACAACAGCGCCATTGCCCTTGGTTTCGATGACCCCGTGGCGGTGGCCAAGGCGTTGAGTGATTTTGCTAAGCAGAGCAAGCTGTTCCAGCTGCGCTGCGGCAGCCTGGAAGGCAAGGAAATGTCTGCCGAACAGGTTGAAGCCCTGGCCAAGCTGCCGTCCAAGGAACAGCTCCTTGGTCAGCTGCTCGGCACCATGAACGCCGTGCCCACCAATTTTGTTTCGCTGTTCGCCAACGTTCTCCGCGGCCTGCTCTATGCGCTTAAGGCCATCGAAGAAAAGAAGGGCGAAGCCGCCTAA